The Bacillota bacterium LX-D genome has a window encoding:
- the nadC gene encoding carboxylating nicotinate-nucleotide diphosphorylase, translating to MNWFLIDEKIKAWLNEDLHNGDLTTDYLIDDSVQVKGNFIAKEAGVIAGLEVMGRVFQILDPNIVLENLISEGSSVDKGDLIAKIAGPARSILKGERLALNILQRLSGIASQTAQYVRLLEGLQTRVVDTRKTIPGLRYLEKYAVRVGGGFNHRFNLSDGVLIKDNHIKACGGITTAVQRAKERIPHTGKVEVEVETLSQLEEALAAKADIIMLDNMDIPTMKRAVELTQGQAILEASGNISLANLRAVAETGVDIISVGALTHSVKALDISLRFIEES from the coding sequence ATGAATTGGTTTTTAATCGATGAAAAAATAAAAGCATGGCTTAATGAAGATTTGCATAATGGTGATCTGACTACAGATTACCTTATTGATGATAGTGTCCAAGTTAAGGGAAACTTTATTGCTAAAGAGGCAGGGGTTATTGCCGGTTTAGAAGTTATGGGCAGGGTCTTTCAAATTTTAGACCCTAATATTGTGTTGGAAAATTTAATTTCTGAAGGAAGCTCAGTGGATAAGGGAGATTTAATTGCCAAAATTGCTGGCCCTGCTCGAAGTATTTTAAAGGGTGAAAGGCTGGCTTTAAATATTTTACAGCGTCTATCAGGTATTGCTTCCCAGACAGCACAGTATGTAAGATTATTAGAAGGTTTACAAACGAGAGTAGTTGATACCAGGAAAACTATACCAGGCTTACGCTATTTAGAGAAATATGCGGTTAGAGTCGGAGGAGGGTTTAACCATCGTTTTAATCTTTCTGATGGGGTCTTAATCAAGGATAACCACATAAAAGCTTGTGGAGGCATTACAACTGCTGTCCAAAGAGCTAAAGAAAGGATTCCCCATACAGGGAAGGTAGAAGTAGAGGTAGAAACATTGTCTCAGTTAGAAGAGGCTTTAGCAGCTAAAGCAGATATTATTATGCTGGATAACATGGATATTCCAACTATGAAACGTGCTGTAGAATTAACTCAAGGCCAAGCTATCTTAGAGGCTTCGGGCAACATAAGTTTAGCTAATCTTCGAGCTGTAGCTGAGACAGGAGTAGATATTATTTCCGTAGGTGCTTTAACCCATTCCGTGAAAGCTTTGGATATTAGTTTGCGCTTTATAGAAGAAAGTTAA
- the nadA gene encoding quinolinate synthase NadA, with protein MENVKDLMQKIKELKEKKRAVILAHLYQIEDVQDVADFVGDSLELSRKAAATDAEVIVFCGVKFMAETAKILSPDKTVLLPAIDAGCPMADMVEEKDVLQLKAEHPQAAVVCYVNSSAEVKAVSDYCCTSSNAVKLVQNIPEDEIIFVPDQNLGCFISQKVPEKKFIFWKGYCPTHHRINLDELEAIKKIHADVEFLVHPECKTEIVEQADFVGSTAQIIRRAKESTAHNVIIGTEQGVYHRLKRENPDKNIYLLSPKLICPNMKKTRLQDVFAALDEMKYQIEVEKEIREKALLALERMFQYS; from the coding sequence ATGGAAAACGTAAAAGATTTAATGCAAAAAATTAAAGAATTAAAGGAAAAGAAGAGAGCTGTCATTTTAGCTCATCTATATCAAATAGAAGATGTTCAGGATGTTGCAGATTTTGTAGGCGATTCTTTGGAGCTAAGCCGCAAGGCGGCAGCAACAGATGCTGAGGTAATTGTTTTTTGTGGCGTTAAGTTTATGGCCGAAACAGCCAAAATTCTTTCCCCGGATAAAACAGTACTGCTGCCTGCTATTGATGCGGGTTGTCCCATGGCGGATATGGTGGAAGAGAAGGATGTTTTACAACTAAAGGCTGAGCATCCTCAGGCTGCTGTAGTCTGCTACGTAAATTCTTCTGCAGAAGTTAAGGCTGTTAGTGATTACTGCTGTACTTCATCTAACGCAGTTAAATTGGTACAAAATATTCCAGAAGATGAAATTATCTTTGTTCCAGATCAAAATTTAGGCTGCTTTATTTCCCAAAAGGTGCCTGAGAAGAAATTTATCTTTTGGAAGGGCTACTGTCCAACACACCACCGCATTAATTTGGATGAACTGGAGGCCATTAAAAAGATCCATGCAGATGTGGAATTTTTAGTCCATCCAGAATGTAAAACAGAAATTGTGGAGCAAGCGGATTTTGTAGGCAGTACAGCACAAATTATTAGACGAGCTAAAGAAAGCACAGCACATAATGTAATTATCGGCACAGAGCAAGGTGTTTATCACCGTTTAAAAAGAGAAAATCCGGACAAAAACATTTATTTGTTGTCCCCAAAATTAATTTGTCCCAATATGAAAAAGACCCGGCTCCAAGATGTATTTGCTGCTTTAGACGAAATGAAATATCAGATTGAGGTTGAAAAGGAGATTAGGGAAAAAGCATTACTAGCTTTAGAAAGAATGTTTCAATACTCTTGA
- a CDS encoding uracil-DNA glycosylase yields MLTWEELEKVCSGCRKCELHAKRTNVVLGMGNRQGKIMFIGEGPGEQEDLQGLPFVGPAGLLLDKMLAAIELNRELVYIANVVKCRPPYNRDPKEEEKEACLNYLRNQVLLVRPKILVCLGRIAAQAIISPDFKITSQRGQWIERKGYYLMATYHPAALLRDPGKKQPAWEDFKSIKQKYLELA; encoded by the coding sequence GTGTTAACTTGGGAAGAATTAGAAAAAGTTTGTTCAGGATGTCGGAAATGTGAACTTCATGCGAAAAGGACTAATGTGGTTCTGGGCATGGGCAATCGGCAAGGGAAAATTATGTTTATTGGAGAAGGACCTGGAGAACAGGAAGACCTGCAGGGTTTGCCTTTTGTTGGCCCTGCAGGCCTTTTATTAGATAAAATGTTGGCAGCTATAGAGTTAAACAGAGAACTTGTTTACATTGCTAATGTAGTTAAATGCAGACCTCCTTATAATCGGGATCCTAAGGAAGAAGAGAAGGAAGCCTGTTTAAATTATCTCCGCAATCAGGTGCTGTTAGTTAGACCGAAAATACTTGTTTGTTTAGGCAGAATAGCTGCTCAAGCAATCATTAGTCCCGATTTCAAAATAACCAGTCAAAGAGGTCAGTGGATTGAACGAAAGGGGTATTATCTTATGGCTACCTATCATCCTGCTGCTCTTTTACGGGATCCAGGGAAAAAACAGCCTGCTTGGGAAGATTTTAAAAGCATTAAACAGAAATATTTAGAGCTTGCTTAG
- a CDS encoding DUF3786 domain-containing protein — MYPYMVDPRGEGSYDEAFDASRARLAALTVEQIQEKTLCPFSKTTNTFSLGSFGQKLEILYPEGKIYFAGHPECQPLLWWALIALNYLSAAKKVPLTYNWVSYKDLPDGRVFFPNIKKTVLEPLSSLYGACEKTIFLTAVQQLGFSIVDGKADLTLHGWFAPRIPILAQFWNEDEELPSSCQILFDSSIAEQMHIEDSAALCNAIADLIMGQYKYCLSKL, encoded by the coding sequence ATGTACCCCTACATGGTAGATCCCCGCGGTGAAGGCTCTTACGATGAAGCATTTGACGCCAGCAGAGCAAGACTAGCAGCTTTAACAGTAGAGCAAATACAAGAAAAAACCCTTTGTCCTTTTTCCAAAACTACAAATACATTTTCTTTAGGAAGTTTTGGTCAGAAGCTGGAAATTCTCTATCCGGAAGGGAAAATTTATTTTGCGGGACATCCTGAATGTCAACCCCTATTATGGTGGGCTTTGATTGCTTTAAATTACCTTTCGGCAGCCAAGAAAGTTCCTTTAACATATAACTGGGTCTCCTATAAAGACCTTCCCGACGGACGGGTTTTCTTTCCTAACATTAAAAAGACTGTCTTAGAACCTTTAAGCTCTTTATATGGAGCCTGCGAAAAAACTATTTTCCTCACTGCTGTACAGCAACTTGGTTTTTCCATTGTAGATGGGAAAGCAGATTTAACACTGCATGGCTGGTTTGCACCGCGTATTCCAATTCTTGCCCAATTTTGGAATGAGGACGAAGAATTACCCTCCTCCTGCCAAATACTTTTTGATAGTTCTATAGCAGAACAAATGCATATTGAAGATAGCGCAGCCCTCTGCAACGCCATAGCAGACCTTATTATGGGGCAATATAAATATTGTCTAAGCAAGCTCTAA
- the adhE gene encoding bifunctional acetaldehyde-CoA/alcohol dehydrogenase produces the protein MPNSQDEKVILKKIDQLVANAKEAQQEYLKLNQKQIDEIVKAMALAGLDHHMKLAKLAVEETKRGIYEDKIIKNIFATEEVYHSIKYEKTVGVINENPEEDFLEFAEPIGIVAAVIPVTNPTSTTMFKALICAKTRNPVIFSFHPGSLNCSIAAAKIMLDAAVQAGAPKNCISWIEEPSIEATKQLMAHPGVSMILATGGSQLVCTAYSQGKPALGVGPGNVPCYIEKTANLRRAITDLILSKTFDNGLICASEQAVIIDREIAQEAISYMQQSGCYFVNAEELELLNRLVVSEDKRTLNTAIVGQTASFIAEQAGFQVPPETKVLIAELQGIGPEFPLSREKLSPILAMYIVNNTDEGIKRCEEMIEFGGLGHSAVIHSEDQQVIQRFSKIIQAGRIIVNSPSTHGAIGDIYNTNIPSLTLGCGSMGRNSTTANVSVKNLINVKRVAKRREKMQWFRIPERIFFMPGSIQYLEKMTGIKKALIVTDKVMLQMGYVDKVTYHLEKRFNQVQIEVFEEVLPDPPIEIVSKGVKFMKSFNPDTLIALGGGSVIDTAKGMWLFYEYPEMEFEFLKLKFMDIRKRTYKYPKLGRKVKLVTIPTTSGSGSEVTAFTVISDKGKQIKYPLADYELTPDVAIIDSDFVMSMPPQLTADTGLDVLTHAIEAYVSVMASDFTDGNALKAIELVFKYLPRAYKNGAQDQEARLKMHNASTIAGIAFTNAFLGINHSLAHTLGGQFNIPHGRANAILLPYVIQYNASPPSKFVSFPNYEYYVAPRKYQEIAKYLGLPAGTEQEGVQSLILEIRKLLQQLEIPLTLAENGIPEAEFIQVVEDMAEKAFEDQCTSSNPRMPLISELAQIYKKAFQGQ, from the coding sequence TTGCCCAATAGTCAAGATGAAAAAGTTATCTTAAAAAAAATAGATCAACTAGTTGCAAATGCTAAGGAAGCTCAACAAGAATATTTAAAGCTTAACCAGAAGCAAATTGATGAGATAGTTAAAGCAATGGCTTTAGCAGGCCTAGATCATCATATGAAACTAGCCAAATTAGCAGTAGAGGAAACAAAAAGAGGAATTTATGAGGATAAAATAATAAAAAATATTTTTGCTACTGAGGAAGTTTACCATAGCATTAAATACGAAAAAACCGTGGGTGTGATTAATGAAAACCCGGAAGAAGACTTTCTCGAATTTGCCGAGCCTATTGGCATCGTTGCAGCAGTCATACCCGTTACTAATCCTACATCCACTACCATGTTTAAAGCTTTGATTTGTGCTAAAACTCGTAATCCAGTGATTTTTAGTTTCCACCCCGGTTCATTGAATTGCAGTATTGCAGCTGCTAAAATAATGTTGGATGCTGCTGTACAAGCAGGTGCCCCTAAAAATTGTATTAGCTGGATTGAGGAACCTTCCATTGAGGCAACCAAACAATTAATGGCTCACCCCGGTGTATCCATGATTCTGGCTACAGGAGGCTCCCAATTAGTGTGCACTGCTTATAGCCAGGGTAAACCCGCTTTAGGCGTAGGTCCTGGAAATGTTCCTTGTTATATCGAAAAAACAGCTAATCTTCGCCGGGCTATCACGGACTTAATCTTAAGCAAAACTTTTGACAACGGATTAATTTGCGCTTCTGAACAAGCAGTAATCATTGACCGGGAAATTGCCCAAGAAGCCATTTCCTATATGCAGCAAAGTGGCTGTTATTTTGTGAATGCTGAAGAGTTAGAGCTATTAAATAGACTTGTTGTCAGTGAAGATAAAAGAACGCTCAATACAGCCATTGTAGGACAAACAGCCTCATTTATTGCTGAACAGGCAGGGTTTCAAGTACCACCGGAAACAAAGGTATTGATTGCTGAATTGCAAGGAATCGGCCCTGAATTTCCCTTATCCCGAGAAAAACTTTCTCCGATTTTAGCTATGTACATTGTCAACAACACTGACGAGGGCATTAAACGCTGCGAAGAAATGATTGAATTTGGCGGTTTAGGACATTCAGCTGTAATTCATTCAGAAGACCAGCAAGTAATCCAACGGTTTTCTAAAATAATCCAAGCGGGAAGAATCATTGTCAATTCTCCGAGTACCCATGGTGCCATTGGAGACATTTATAATACTAATATTCCTTCTTTAACTTTAGGCTGTGGTTCTATGGGCAGGAATTCCACTACAGCAAATGTTAGTGTTAAAAATTTAATCAATGTGAAAAGAGTTGCCAAACGCCGAGAAAAAATGCAGTGGTTTAGAATTCCAGAAAGAATCTTTTTTATGCCCGGCTCCATCCAATACCTGGAAAAAATGACCGGCATCAAAAAAGCTTTAATTGTCACCGATAAAGTTATGTTACAAATGGGTTACGTTGATAAAGTAACTTATCATTTGGAAAAACGCTTTAATCAAGTACAGATTGAAGTTTTTGAAGAAGTGCTGCCAGACCCTCCTATTGAGATAGTTTCCAAAGGAGTTAAATTTATGAAATCCTTTAATCCAGATACTCTTATTGCTCTGGGAGGCGGCTCAGTTATTGACACGGCAAAAGGTATGTGGCTCTTCTATGAATATCCTGAAATGGAATTTGAATTCCTAAAATTAAAATTTATGGACATCCGTAAGCGTACCTACAAATATCCCAAGCTTGGGAGAAAAGTTAAGCTTGTAACTATTCCCACTACTAGCGGCAGCGGCTCGGAAGTTACAGCTTTTACAGTTATTTCAGACAAAGGAAAGCAAATTAAATATCCCTTGGCCGATTATGAACTTACTCCTGATGTAGCCATTATTGACAGCGACTTTGTCATGTCCATGCCCCCTCAGTTAACTGCGGATACAGGTTTGGATGTTTTAACCCACGCCATAGAAGCATATGTTTCCGTTATGGCTTCTGACTTTACTGATGGAAACGCTTTAAAGGCCATAGAATTAGTCTTTAAATATCTACCCCGGGCATATAAAAATGGAGCACAAGACCAGGAAGCAAGATTAAAAATGCACAATGCTTCCACTATTGCCGGAATAGCCTTTACTAATGCTTTCTTAGGCATTAATCATAGTCTAGCCCATACTCTAGGAGGACAGTTTAACATACCTCACGGCAGGGCTAATGCTATTTTACTGCCCTATGTGATTCAATATAATGCTAGCCCCCCTAGTAAATTTGTTTCCTTCCCTAACTATGAATATTATGTAGCACCCAGAAAGTATCAAGAAATAGCTAAATATTTAGGTCTGCCGGCAGGTACTGAGCAAGAAGGTGTTCAGAGCCTCATCTTAGAAATCAGAAAGTTGCTGCAGCAGTTGGAGATACCTCTTACTTTAGCTGAAAATGGTATCCCTGAAGCTGAATTCATACAGGTTGTTGAGGACATGGCAGAAAAAGCCTTTGAAGACCAGTGTACCTCATCTAACCCCAGAATGCCTCTTATCTCTGAATTAGCGCAGATATACAAAAAGGCCTTCCAAGGGCAATAA
- the nadB gene encoding L-aspartate oxidase, with translation MNKHCDVLIVGGGIAGLYAALTLADSLDVTILTKDKIEVSNSYLAQGGIAAAISADDKPEYHLDDTLKVGAGVCDLKAVQVLVNEAEENIHNLHKLGVVFDQDKGKLALTREGGHSKSRILHIDGDATGRGIVRALAKDVWQRKNITVRENSFGVDLIVQNGCCVGVLVLEDNQVSAYYAKAVILATGGIGMVYGVTTNADTATGDAIGMANRAGVQVVNMEFIQFHPTVFYSKEKRRFLISEALRGEGAILKNLQGERFMQNYDSRGELAPRDVVARAIYYEMKKTATDHVYLDATHLPAEFIPKRFPNIYAKCRQYGLDITTEMIPVSPAQHYCMGGIKTDLYGKTNLPGLYACGETACTGVHGANRLASNSLLEAVVFANRAAQQINEEISQQRIEFAKELPAAVNFAAGPSQVSTELTNIQTLMREYAGIVRNDQGLEKCLLALSKIEEKLQSKAVLQQEYFECLNILATAKLIAQQARHRKKSVGAHYLIKRGEVKDELVFNR, from the coding sequence ATGAATAAGCATTGTGATGTCTTAATTGTTGGGGGAGGAATTGCAGGCCTGTACGCAGCTCTAACACTAGCTGACTCCCTAGATGTAACTATCCTAACGAAGGATAAAATAGAGGTATCTAATTCCTACTTGGCCCAAGGTGGTATAGCTGCGGCAATTTCTGCCGATGACAAGCCTGAATATCATTTAGATGATACCCTCAAAGTAGGGGCAGGAGTATGCGACTTAAAGGCAGTCCAGGTATTAGTTAATGAGGCTGAGGAAAATATTCATAATTTACATAAATTAGGTGTTGTTTTTGACCAGGATAAAGGGAAGCTTGCTCTAACCCGGGAGGGGGGCCATAGCAAATCTAGAATTTTGCATATAGACGGCGATGCCACAGGCAGGGGCATCGTGCGGGCCTTAGCCAAAGATGTGTGGCAAAGAAAAAATATTACTGTCCGGGAAAACAGTTTTGGTGTGGACTTAATAGTTCAAAATGGATGCTGTGTAGGAGTACTGGTTTTAGAAGATAATCAGGTTTCTGCATACTACGCCAAGGCAGTTATCTTAGCAACTGGAGGTATCGGCATGGTTTATGGTGTTACAACCAATGCAGATACTGCTACAGGTGATGCCATCGGCATGGCGAATAGGGCTGGTGTCCAGGTAGTCAATATGGAATTTATTCAATTCCATCCTACTGTTTTTTATAGCAAAGAGAAGAGAAGATTTCTTATTTCCGAAGCATTGCGGGGAGAAGGGGCTATCTTAAAAAACCTGCAAGGCGAAAGATTTATGCAAAATTATGATTCCAGAGGCGAGTTGGCTCCCCGAGATGTTGTAGCTCGTGCTATTTATTATGAAATGAAGAAAACTGCAACTGATCATGTTTACCTGGATGCAACTCATTTACCTGCTGAATTTATTCCTAAAAGATTCCCCAATATTTATGCTAAATGCCGACAATACGGGCTTGATATAACTACAGAAATGATTCCTGTGTCGCCTGCCCAACATTACTGTATGGGTGGGATCAAAACAGATTTATACGGCAAAACAAATCTGCCAGGCTTATATGCCTGTGGGGAAACAGCCTGCACCGGTGTCCATGGAGCAAACAGGCTAGCCTCTAATTCTTTATTGGAAGCAGTTGTTTTTGCCAACAGAGCAGCCCAACAGATTAATGAAGAGATTAGTCAGCAGAGGATTGAATTTGCTAAGGAGCTGCCTGCTGCAGTTAATTTTGCTGCCGGACCAAGTCAAGTTTCCACCGAGTTAACTAATATTCAAACTTTAATGCGGGAATATGCCGGAATAGTAAGAAATGATCAAGGACTGGAAAAATGCTTATTGGCATTGTCTAAAATAGAAGAGAAGCTCCAAAGTAAAGCAGTTCTTCAGCAAGAGTACTTTGAATGTTTAAATATTCTAGCCACAGCTAAATTAATAGCCCAGCAGGCCAGACACCGTAAGAAGAGTGTGGGTGCCCACTATTTGATTAAACGGGGAGAAGTTAAAGATGAATTGGTTTTTAATCGATGA